From the genome of Cellvibrio japonicus Ueda107, one region includes:
- a CDS encoding rhomboid family intramembrane serine protease, which translates to MNDWIAVRHFPLDQDLTALVQFLQERGVIHRITEDRGQQLLAVQDSDIIPALNEFLEQYLQGRIQLQATSGHQASSLEADSQEFLRQLQATPIVFVLIGLSILGWFISSTVIGSHWEHWFTFQDYTHNRFVPLDESLACGEIWRLLTPIFLHFGMVHLAFNMILLWWFGQRLELLLGHWCFLLLVAVAGVLANLGQYYWTGMPNFGGISGVIYSFIGVILVLRRLMPHPLIDVPASMLWFMLVWLVVGMTGVVDLFMDGGIANANHATGLIAGAAFALLLYIVKSRR; encoded by the coding sequence TTGAACGATTGGATTGCGGTTAGACATTTTCCCCTTGACCAGGATTTGACCGCCCTGGTGCAATTTCTTCAGGAGCGTGGTGTTATCCATCGGATTACGGAGGATCGCGGCCAGCAACTTCTGGCTGTGCAAGATTCGGATATCATTCCGGCACTTAACGAATTTCTTGAGCAATACCTCCAGGGGCGAATCCAGCTGCAAGCGACATCCGGGCACCAGGCATCCAGCCTGGAGGCCGATAGCCAGGAATTTCTCCGACAGCTTCAGGCTACACCGATTGTATTTGTACTGATTGGATTATCCATCCTGGGGTGGTTTATCAGCAGTACAGTGATTGGCAGTCATTGGGAGCACTGGTTTACCTTTCAGGATTACACCCACAACCGTTTTGTCCCGTTAGATGAATCACTCGCGTGCGGTGAGATCTGGCGCCTGCTGACGCCGATCTTTCTTCACTTCGGCATGGTTCACCTTGCGTTTAATATGATCCTGTTGTGGTGGTTTGGCCAGCGCTTGGAGTTACTGCTGGGGCATTGGTGTTTTTTATTGTTGGTCGCGGTGGCGGGTGTGCTTGCCAACCTCGGGCAATACTATTGGACGGGTATGCCCAATTTTGGGGGAATATCCGGCGTTATTTATAGTTTTATTGGCGTTATCCTGGTGTTGCGGCGCCTTATGCCTCACCCATTAATTGATGTGCCTGCCAGTATGCTCTGGTTTATGCTTGTTTGGCTGGTGGTGGGAATGACCGGTGTAGTGGATCTTTTTATGGATGGTGGTATCGCCAATGCCAATCATGCGACAGGATTGATTGCTGGCGCCGCTTTTGCACTCCTGCTTTATATTGTTAAATCCCGACGTTAA
- a CDS encoding metallophosphoesterase, translating into MGNQVSTTESSRWVTPGAAYGYDLIGDVHGCAQTLERLLQQLGYKKQRGTYFHPKRQAIFLGDVVDRGPRIREALHLVRDMVERGNALMILGNHEVNAITYCTPVLPGVCEYLRPHIPANTRQIAETLEQFARYPQEWADFLNWFVELPLFAELSHPLTGQVFRAVHACWDQVLIDRHRLAYGSAHIDMEFLRASVIPGSEAALTKQRLTGGIDLSLPEGMVMTSPDGYTRRAFRTKFWATAAHTYGELLFQPDPLPDAVADAPISPEHRAQMLYYASDLPPLFVGHYWLKGRPEPLTPNLACLDYSAVKYGRLVAYRMDGEAQLDANKFSWVYVDP; encoded by the coding sequence ATGGGTAATCAGGTATCTACTACGGAATCAAGCCGTTGGGTGACGCCCGGTGCAGCCTATGGTTACGACCTGATTGGCGATGTCCACGGCTGTGCGCAGACGCTGGAGCGCCTGCTGCAGCAACTGGGCTACAAAAAACAGCGCGGTACCTATTTTCATCCGAAGCGCCAGGCAATTTTCCTTGGGGATGTGGTTGACCGTGGACCCAGGATTCGCGAAGCCTTGCACCTGGTGCGCGATATGGTGGAGAGGGGGAATGCCCTGATGATCCTGGGTAACCACGAGGTCAATGCCATCACCTATTGCACACCGGTACTTCCGGGGGTATGCGAATATCTCCGCCCTCATATCCCTGCCAATACCCGGCAGATTGCCGAAACCCTGGAACAATTTGCCCGCTACCCTCAGGAGTGGGCGGATTTCCTCAATTGGTTTGTTGAATTACCGCTATTTGCGGAACTCAGCCATCCCTTGACCGGTCAGGTATTCCGGGCTGTGCACGCCTGTTGGGACCAGGTGCTTATCGATCGGCATCGCCTGGCATATGGCAGCGCGCATATCGATATGGAATTCCTGCGCGCCTCGGTGATTCCCGGTAGTGAGGCGGCCTTGACCAAGCAGCGATTAACGGGGGGGATTGATTTATCCTTGCCTGAAGGCATGGTGATGACCTCCCCGGATGGTTATACCCGGCGCGCATTCCGCACCAAGTTCTGGGCAACGGCAGCACACACCTATGGCGAGCTGTTATTCCAGCCGGATCCGCTGCCTGATGCGGTTGCCGATGCCCCGATTAGCCCGGAGCATCGTGCCCAGATGCTGTACTACGCCAGCGATTTGCCGCCTTTGTTTGTCGGCCATTATTGGCTTAAGGGGCGTCCTGAACCCTTGACCCCAAACCTTGCTTGTCTCGACTATAGCGCAGTTAAATATGGCCGATTGGTGGCATATCGTATGGACGGTGAGGCACAATTGGATGCCAATAAGTTTTCCTGGGTCTATGTTGACCCTTGA
- a CDS encoding NAD(+) kinase: MTHFSTIGLIGHLNNERAVYSIERLIRFLQQRGKDFVLEVETAARISDIALTQAARQIMDMDALGQICDLVIVVGGDGSLLSGARALAKYQVPLLGVNRGRLGFLTDITPEQIEQKMAEVLTGQFASEKRFLLDMEVRRDGQVIALADALNDVVLHTGQFIHMLEFEIHVDGSFVTSQRSDGLIVSTPTGSTAYSLSGGGPILHPKLDAIVIVPMNPHTLSSRPIVVSGDSEILLMVGEHNRALPMVTCDGHSHAEVQTGDEIIIRKKPQLLELLHPLDYNFYERCRSKLGWGGHLLKPE, encoded by the coding sequence ATGACCCATTTTTCCACCATCGGCCTGATTGGGCACCTTAATAATGAGCGTGCGGTTTATTCAATCGAGCGCTTGATTCGCTTTTTGCAACAACGCGGCAAGGACTTTGTACTTGAGGTTGAAACTGCGGCCCGTATCAGCGATATAGCCCTGACCCAGGCTGCGCGCCAGATTATGGATATGGACGCCCTCGGGCAAATTTGCGATCTGGTCATTGTTGTGGGGGGAGATGGCAGTTTGTTAAGCGGTGCCCGGGCCCTGGCCAAATATCAAGTACCTTTGCTGGGGGTTAACCGGGGGCGACTCGGGTTTTTAACAGATATTACGCCCGAGCAAATTGAGCAAAAGATGGCAGAGGTTCTGACCGGGCAATTTGCATCTGAAAAGCGTTTTTTGCTGGATATGGAAGTGCGCCGTGACGGCCAGGTTATAGCCTTGGCAGATGCACTGAATGATGTGGTGTTACACACCGGGCAATTTATCCATATGCTGGAATTTGAAATCCATGTCGATGGCTCCTTCGTTACCAGCCAGCGTTCCGATGGTTTGATTGTTTCTACGCCTACAGGGTCTACCGCCTATTCACTCAGTGGTGGCGGTCCGATTTTACACCCCAAGCTGGATGCTATTGTCATAGTGCCTATGAACCCGCATACGCTCAGCAGCCGACCCATTGTGGTGTCGGGAGATAGTGAAATCTTGCTGATGGTGGGGGAGCATAATCGCGCCTTGCCAATGGTAACCTGCGATGGTCACTCCCATGCCGAAGTGCAAACCGGCGATGAAATTATCATTCGCAAAAAACCGCAATTGCTTGAGCTTTTGCATCCGCTGGATTACAACTTTTACGAGCGTTGCCGTTCCAAACTGGGCTGGGGTGGTCATCTGCTAAAACCTGAATAA
- a CDS encoding DUF1853 family protein has protein sequence MVLPVYDTPWLKQQLRSLRHQAVRDLAWCCLGQPLLQTLPDSPHTQLLSGLAPVSRLQTWLQVLDADPTPLLNHLALFKSTRLGVYYEALWHFYFTQQGDWELLGYNQQVNYRGQTLGAFDFLCRRQNTYWHIESAIKFYLGNSSGGDLSEWQHWIGPNNSDRLDIKLNHLQQHQLRLSANDEKNPARHWLQQHFTEAPFWHSGLLLQGYFFYPYQEAHTGQAAGAHPDHQGGYWMRWQDCEGFLSQSPAKRWVVIERTHWVSPAQGDELDSLMTSGQLAIWLSDWTQASHKPIMIAEVELFTHQAPLPVWQEQERYFVVPDNWPATHNT, from the coding sequence ATGGTATTGCCAGTTTATGATACCCCCTGGCTGAAGCAACAATTGCGCAGCCTGCGTCATCAGGCAGTGCGCGACCTCGCCTGGTGTTGCCTGGGCCAGCCTTTACTGCAAACACTGCCAGACAGCCCCCACACCCAACTACTATCAGGTCTGGCGCCAGTCTCCAGGCTACAAACCTGGCTGCAAGTACTGGACGCTGATCCAACGCCCCTCCTAAACCATTTAGCCTTATTTAAAAGCACTCGCCTGGGCGTTTATTACGAAGCCCTCTGGCATTTTTACTTCACGCAACAGGGCGATTGGGAATTGCTCGGCTACAACCAGCAGGTTAATTACCGGGGACAAACCCTGGGAGCCTTTGATTTCTTGTGTCGCCGACAAAACACCTATTGGCATATCGAGAGCGCCATAAAGTTTTATCTGGGTAATAGCAGTGGCGGGGATCTGTCCGAGTGGCAACACTGGATTGGTCCAAACAACAGTGATCGGTTGGACATCAAACTCAACCATCTACAGCAACACCAGCTTCGCTTGTCTGCTAACGATGAAAAAAACCCTGCCCGGCATTGGTTACAGCAACACTTTACCGAGGCGCCGTTTTGGCACAGCGGCTTGTTATTACAAGGCTATTTCTTTTATCCCTATCAAGAAGCGCATACCGGACAAGCAGCAGGAGCACACCCCGACCATCAGGGTGGCTATTGGATGCGCTGGCAAGACTGCGAAGGTTTTTTGTCACAGAGCCCTGCAAAACGCTGGGTCGTTATCGAGCGCACACATTGGGTATCTCCCGCACAAGGAGACGAACTGGATAGCCTCATGACAAGCGGGCAATTGGCGATCTGGTTAAGTGATTGGACACAAGCCTCCCACAAACCCATCATGATTGCTGAGGTGGAGTTATTCACACACCAGGCACCCTTACCTGTCTGGCAGGAACAAGAGCGTTATTTTGTCGTACCGGACAATTGGCCAGCAACCCACAATACATGA
- a CDS encoding cyclic nucleotide-binding domain-containing protein, with protein sequence MQAQMQIQDQPAVVDFDINLTRSLVPLKDMSEAHLLALLDDVVPEVACAGQTLFSEGSYDDQHVYLLHGNVSLVAPDGQRQAIKGRESLFPIAHHQPRRVTAIADSDCSLLRINSERLDKMLAWSQVADYLQLLISRQRDLDEDVDWMMTVLKSNLFFKVPPLNVEEIFSCLTPQVVYAGDVVIRQGELGEQCYFIKEGEADVTRHVDGNREHLATISVGRCFGEDALVNETVRNATVMMRTDGVLMRLEKQDFYKLLKEPQVATLALAELEAALATHVCVDVRSEEEYTQAHLPRAVNVPLNILAIKSRLLSKTQPTIFYCDTGRRSRAAAHLLSQQGYKAWALADCADLLEQSKYASYWLDSNNYLLRDGVAVPSD encoded by the coding sequence ATGCAAGCGCAGATGCAGATACAGGACCAACCGGCGGTGGTCGATTTTGATATAAACCTGACACGCTCTTTGGTCCCGCTGAAAGATATGAGTGAGGCGCATTTGCTCGCGCTTCTGGATGATGTCGTACCTGAGGTTGCTTGCGCCGGGCAGACTTTGTTTAGTGAGGGCAGTTACGACGACCAGCATGTATATCTCCTCCATGGTAATGTCAGCCTGGTAGCTCCCGATGGACAGCGTCAGGCGATTAAAGGCCGTGAAAGCCTGTTTCCTATCGCCCATCATCAGCCGCGTCGTGTTACGGCTATCGCCGATTCTGATTGCAGCCTGTTGCGTATTAATAGCGAGCGTCTCGACAAAATGTTGGCCTGGAGCCAGGTGGCCGATTATCTGCAATTGCTTATCTCTCGCCAGCGCGATCTGGATGAAGACGTGGATTGGATGATGACAGTACTTAAATCCAATTTATTTTTTAAAGTTCCCCCGCTCAATGTTGAAGAAATCTTTTCGTGTTTAACCCCTCAGGTGGTCTATGCCGGCGATGTTGTCATTCGTCAGGGTGAGTTGGGTGAGCAGTGTTATTTCATCAAAGAAGGGGAGGCAGATGTTACACGCCATGTCGATGGCAACAGGGAACACCTGGCGACGATTAGTGTCGGGCGTTGTTTTGGTGAAGATGCATTGGTCAATGAAACTGTGCGCAATGCCACGGTAATGATGCGTACCGATGGCGTGTTAATGCGCCTGGAAAAGCAGGATTTTTACAAGCTGCTGAAAGAGCCTCAGGTTGCTACCCTGGCACTTGCAGAGTTGGAGGCGGCATTGGCGACACATGTATGTGTCGATGTGCGCAGTGAAGAAGAATATACGCAGGCGCATTTGCCCAGGGCGGTGAATGTGCCTTTGAATATTCTCGCTATCAAATCGAGATTATTATCCAAGACACAGCCCACTATTTTTTATTGTGATACCGGTCGTCGCAGTCGTGCAGCGGCCCATCTGCTCTCCCAACAGGGATACAAAGCCTGGGCTTTGGCAGACTGTGCAGACTTGCTGGAACAGTCAAAATATGCTTCTTATTGGCTGGACTCCAATAACTATTTATTGCGAGATGGTGTTGCCGTGCCCAGTGACTAA
- a CDS encoding 1-aminocyclopropane-1-carboxylate deaminase/D-cysteine desulfhydrase yields MIDDKSLVTRFQAELHDVALGVKLEPVVCGWVRKAGLSLWVRRDDLIDPAQSGNKFYKLFYNLKAARLAGASELVSYGGPWSNHLYALAAAARECGIPARGIVRGEQPLSLSLMLNDVQSLGMQLQFVSRSDYRHYTHGGTNVQGVDNSIYSIPEGGANLLGAAGMMAVGWALRQQIDGDFQTCIACGTGTSLAGVATGLGAGQRVLGFSVLKGAGSLGVQIHDSVMSLEGILPDSTKGAPAAGWALISGFHGGGYGRAPGVGLYQFWQDFEQETGMLLDPVYTLKLFWGIYCLAQQGYWPRGTRLVAIHTGGLQGRRGFVCPEGPLTNS; encoded by the coding sequence TTGATTGACGATAAAAGCCTGGTGACCCGTTTTCAGGCAGAACTCCATGACGTGGCCCTGGGGGTCAAGCTTGAGCCTGTGGTCTGTGGCTGGGTAAGAAAAGCGGGATTGTCTCTGTGGGTCAGGCGGGACGATCTGATTGATCCAGCCCAGAGTGGTAACAAGTTTTATAAATTATTTTACAACCTGAAAGCAGCCCGGCTTGCCGGTGCTTCCGAGTTGGTGAGTTACGGTGGTCCCTGGTCCAATCATTTATATGCACTGGCAGCAGCGGCCAGGGAGTGTGGGATTCCAGCCAGAGGGATTGTTCGTGGCGAACAGCCCTTGAGTCTTAGCTTAATGCTGAATGATGTCCAGTCTCTGGGGATGCAGTTGCAGTTTGTGTCGCGCAGTGACTATCGTCACTACACCCATGGAGGCACCAACGTGCAGGGGGTGGATAACAGTATTTACAGCATCCCCGAGGGCGGTGCCAACCTTTTGGGGGCTGCAGGGATGATGGCTGTTGGATGGGCGTTGCGACAACAAATAGACGGTGATTTCCAGACCTGTATCGCGTGTGGCACCGGCACAAGCCTGGCTGGGGTTGCGACTGGGCTTGGCGCCGGACAACGGGTATTGGGCTTTTCTGTCCTTAAGGGCGCAGGCAGCCTGGGTGTACAGATACATGACAGTGTTATGTCATTGGAAGGAATTTTGCCAGACTCCACCAAGGGTGCTCCCGCGGCTGGTTGGGCATTGATCTCAGGATTCCATGGCGGCGGCTATGGTCGGGCTCCCGGTGTTGGGCTTTATCAGTTTTGGCAAGATTTTGAACAGGAAACGGGTATGCTCCTCGACCCGGTTTACACCCTCAAGCTGTTTTGGGGGATTTACTGCCTGGCTCAACAGGGTTATTGGCCCCGCGGTACACGCCTGGTGGCTATACACACAGGTGGTTTGCAAGGGCGGCGAGGGTTTGTGTGTCCGGAAGGTCCGTTAACGAATTCGTGA
- a CDS encoding two-component system sensor histidine kinase NtrB, which yields MTALWRRPSVMLAQVSWMLAAPAAMANQSGRITDNGIAVVILILLVLQTLLIIGLQRSRLHNKRARKSLKESQKALEQRIHERTESLYKINNLLIDEVARHEATGHLLRETKEYLQSMINSMPSIIIGVDAEGYITHWNAAAESNFEIFSSEALGKNITHVLPKFPVSRETIAHIIRAGEPRSLEHTRNNEDDSNQYYEITIYPLIANVRPGAVIRVDDVTLRVTIENLMIQNEKMYSLGEVAAGIAHEINNPLSVILQNVQNITRRLDPHFAGNQKEAQTLALDLQQVDQYLRQRDIYQFLQYIREAGERSANIVTTMLAFSHQGQKANTLIDISQLIHQTLTLNQNLYGGKPDTQTPLIHTDISNNLPPIKGSGPELQQVLLNLLRNARQALGNAASDTRADQAPCIWIRARVQEGDLVIEIQDNGPGMSENVRRHIFEPFFTTKGVGSGTGLGLSVSYFIISERHRGSIEVKSVPGRGSTFIIKLPLNETRVPANAQ from the coding sequence ATGACAGCCCTATGGCGGCGGCCCAGCGTGATGCTGGCCCAGGTTAGCTGGATGCTGGCTGCACCTGCCGCCATGGCTAATCAGAGCGGGAGAATTACCGACAATGGTATTGCTGTGGTGATCCTTATCCTGCTGGTACTGCAAACCCTGTTGATTATCGGGCTCCAGCGCAGCCGTTTACATAACAAACGCGCCCGAAAATCGCTCAAGGAATCCCAAAAAGCCTTAGAGCAGCGAATCCACGAGCGCACCGAAAGCCTTTATAAAATCAACAACCTGTTAATTGATGAAGTGGCTCGTCACGAAGCCACCGGCCATTTGCTGCGCGAAACCAAAGAATATTTACAGAGCATGATCAACTCTATGCCATCCATTATTATTGGTGTAGATGCTGAAGGTTATATCACGCATTGGAATGCTGCGGCCGAAAGTAACTTTGAAATTTTTTCCAGTGAGGCACTGGGTAAAAACATCACCCATGTGCTCCCCAAATTCCCGGTCAGCAGGGAGACCATTGCGCATATTATTCGCGCGGGGGAGCCTCGTTCATTGGAGCACACCCGCAATAATGAAGATGACTCCAATCAATATTACGAAATTACCATTTATCCCCTGATTGCTAATGTCAGACCCGGTGCAGTGATACGCGTTGATGATGTGACCCTGCGCGTAACCATTGAAAACCTGATGATACAGAATGAAAAAATGTATTCCCTGGGAGAGGTAGCTGCTGGCATAGCCCACGAGATTAACAACCCGCTCAGCGTGATTTTACAAAACGTACAAAACATTACGCGCCGCCTTGATCCACACTTTGCAGGCAACCAAAAAGAGGCTCAAACACTTGCATTGGATCTGCAGCAGGTGGATCAATATTTGCGCCAGCGCGACATTTATCAATTTCTACAGTACATTCGTGAAGCCGGTGAGCGATCCGCCAATATTGTAACCACCATGCTGGCATTCTCGCACCAGGGGCAGAAAGCCAACACCCTGATCGACATCTCACAGCTAATTCACCAGACATTGACCCTAAATCAAAATCTCTACGGCGGAAAACCGGATACGCAAACACCGCTTATCCATACTGATATCAGCAACAACTTGCCCCCCATCAAAGGCTCTGGCCCCGAACTGCAACAGGTCTTGTTAAACCTGCTGCGCAATGCGCGTCAGGCACTTGGCAACGCTGCCAGTGATACCCGGGCTGACCAGGCACCCTGCATATGGATCAGGGCCAGGGTCCAGGAAGGAGATCTTGTGATCGAGATTCAGGATAATGGCCCCGGAATGAGTGAAAATGTACGACGCCACATTTTTGAGCCCTTTTTCACAACCAAAGGGGTAGGCTCTGGTACAGGACTCGGATTATCGGTGTCCTACTTTATTATTAGCGAACGCCATAGGGGCAGTATTGAAGTGAAGTCGGTACCCGGTCGCGGCAGTACATTTATTATCAAACTGCCACTCAATGAGACCAGGGTACCGGCTAACGCACAATAG
- the trmA gene encoding tRNA (uridine(54)-C5)-methyltransferase TrmA — MPQPQQHTADYSSAAYEAQLQQKLIRLNQDFASFNLPEISVFRSPEKHFRMRTEFRIWHERGTAMYVMFSQTDKRPYPIREFPIGSERINQLMPELMALVNRHECLRHKLFQVEFLTSLSNQALITLVYHKPLDEEWISAATDLRKQLNVEIIGRSRKQKILLERDHIIECLKVNGREYRYQQVEGSFTQPNARVCEQMLSWAQEQTRHTGGDLLELYCGNGNFTLPLAQNFDRVLATEISKTSVDSALYNSRLNQVENLQIARMSSEEFTQAMDGVREFNRLKHISLNDYRFSTIFVDPPRAGLDPATCHLAQRFDNIVYISCNPETLKDNLQTLTQTHQICTFAAFDQFPYTHHLECGVLLQRR, encoded by the coding sequence ATGCCACAACCTCAACAGCATACAGCAGACTACTCCAGCGCTGCCTATGAAGCCCAGCTGCAACAAAAACTGATTCGTCTGAACCAGGATTTTGCATCATTTAACCTGCCCGAGATTTCCGTATTCCGCTCACCGGAAAAACACTTTCGCATGCGCACTGAATTCCGCATTTGGCACGAGCGGGGCACGGCTATGTACGTGATGTTCTCGCAAACAGACAAACGTCCCTACCCCATCCGGGAATTTCCTATTGGCAGCGAGCGAATTAACCAATTAATGCCCGAGCTGATGGCGTTGGTAAATCGCCATGAATGCTTGCGCCATAAATTATTCCAGGTGGAGTTTCTGACCAGCCTCAGTAACCAGGCGTTAATTACGCTTGTCTATCACAAACCGCTTGATGAGGAGTGGATTAGCGCAGCAACCGATCTGCGCAAACAACTCAATGTGGAGATTATTGGCCGCAGTCGCAAACAAAAAATCCTGCTGGAGCGCGATCATATTATTGAATGCCTGAAGGTTAATGGCCGCGAATACCGCTACCAGCAGGTAGAAGGTAGCTTTACCCAGCCTAATGCCAGGGTGTGTGAACAAATGCTGTCCTGGGCTCAGGAGCAAACACGCCATACAGGAGGGGACTTACTGGAGTTGTATTGTGGCAATGGCAATTTTACCCTGCCACTGGCACAAAATTTCGACCGGGTTCTGGCCACAGAGATATCCAAGACATCCGTAGATTCTGCACTTTATAACAGCCGGTTGAATCAGGTTGAAAACCTTCAGATTGCACGCATGTCGAGTGAAGAGTTTACCCAAGCGATGGATGGGGTTCGCGAATTTAATCGTTTGAAACACATTTCGTTAAATGACTATCGTTTTTCAACTATTTTTGTTGATCCACCCCGCGCCGGGCTCGATCCCGCCACCTGCCACCTGGCACAACGCTTTGACAATATTGTCTATATTTCCTGCAACCCGGAAACGCTTAAAGACAACCTGCAAACCCTGACACAAACCCATCAAATTTGTACATTTGCGGCGTTTGACCAATTTCCCTATACCCATCACCTGGAATGTGGAGTGTTATTGCAACGCCGCTAA
- a CDS encoding GNAT family N-acetyltransferase, whose amino-acid sequence MISLEHAQLRLMTPADLIAVIQIQAEAYVDEMLESQEVIAARLANVADTSWVVECAGQVCAYLVAYLSQANSVTPWGSEFAHKPDADTFYLHDLAVSHRAKGLRMGPWLIAGVFDQMRERGLRRAALVSVQDSQGFWSKLGFRVVDQLAPEQVRHLQTYTGPAVYMQCDL is encoded by the coding sequence ATGATTAGCCTGGAGCATGCACAGCTGCGCTTAATGACTCCGGCTGATCTGATTGCTGTTATACAGATCCAGGCAGAGGCCTATGTCGATGAAATGCTGGAATCACAAGAGGTGATTGCCGCTCGTCTTGCAAATGTGGCGGATACCTCCTGGGTGGTTGAATGTGCAGGGCAGGTATGCGCCTACCTGGTTGCTTATTTATCCCAGGCCAATTCCGTGACCCCGTGGGGGAGCGAGTTTGCCCATAAACCTGATGCGGATACATTTTACTTACATGACTTGGCCGTCAGTCATCGCGCCAAGGGTTTGCGTATGGGGCCTTGGTTGATTGCGGGGGTATTTGATCAAATGCGTGAGCGTGGATTGCGTCGTGCGGCCCTGGTTTCTGTGCAGGATTCCCAGGGGTTTTGGTCAAAACTGGGGTTCAGGGTTGTCGACCAATTAGCACCTGAGCAGGTGCGGCATTTGCAAACCTATACCGGCCCGGCGGTTTATATGCAGTGTGACCTCTAG
- a CDS encoding DUF2489 domain-containing protein, producing MLTLLVVVGGLIVLVLSAIAARLVYRVYMLKRERERKLQEQQDANALALYEQRQRINKSIQILAQALYQEELTLTEASIRISHLLDQLDVDAGVKNEFSAFYQLRERAEHIPILAEWKKLSSKEQRVFDKERFQHETAFYDFVMDAAKRILGRQF from the coding sequence GTGTTAACACTACTTGTGGTAGTGGGTGGGCTGATTGTTTTGGTGTTGTCCGCGATTGCTGCAAGGCTTGTATATAGGGTGTATATGCTGAAGCGCGAGCGTGAGCGCAAACTGCAGGAACAACAGGACGCAAACGCGTTGGCCCTGTATGAGCAGCGTCAGCGCATTAACAAGAGTATCCAGATTCTCGCGCAAGCCCTGTATCAGGAAGAACTGACCCTCACAGAAGCCAGTATTCGTATTTCACATTTGTTGGATCAACTGGATGTTGATGCCGGCGTTAAAAACGAGTTTTCTGCATTTTACCAATTGCGTGAGCGAGCCGAGCATATTCCTATTTTGGCTGAGTGGAAAAAGCTGTCATCCAAAGAGCAGCGTGTATTTGATAAAGAGCGCTTTCAGCATGAGACAGCCTTCTATGATTTTGTAATGGATGCGGCAAAGCGAATCCTGGGGCGACAGTTCTGA